The following are encoded in a window of Allosphingosinicella indica genomic DNA:
- a CDS encoding RNA-binding S4 domain-containing protein, whose amino-acid sequence MAETLRLDKFLWFARIVKTRALAQAMAEAGRIRMDGRILDRAHAPVRSGDVLSFAQRGTVRVIRILALPDRRGPPDEARALYEAVSEQPLTSGGGQD is encoded by the coding sequence GTGGCTGAGACGCTGCGGCTCGACAAATTCCTGTGGTTTGCGCGCATCGTGAAGACGCGGGCCTTGGCACAGGCAATGGCGGAAGCGGGGCGAATCCGCATGGACGGCCGCATCCTCGATCGTGCCCATGCCCCGGTCCGCTCCGGCGACGTGCTGAGCTTCGCGCAGCGCGGCACCGTCCGCGTGATCCGTATCCTCGCGCTCCCCGACCGCCGTGGCCCGCCCGACGAAGCGCGGGCGCTCTATGAGGCGGTTTCCGAGCAGCCGTTGACGAGCGGAGGCGGGCAGGATTAG
- the fdxA gene encoding ferredoxin FdxA, protein MTYVVTEACIRCKYMDCVEVCPVDCFYEGDNMLVINPSECIDCGVCEPECPAEAILPDTENGLEKWLELNATYSAEWPNITRKRESPADADEHKGEDGKFDKYFSAEPGQGD, encoded by the coding sequence ATGACCTATGTCGTCACCGAAGCCTGCATCCGCTGCAAATATATGGATTGCGTCGAAGTGTGTCCGGTGGACTGCTTCTACGAGGGCGACAACATGCTGGTTATCAACCCCAGCGAGTGCATCGACTGCGGCGTATGCGAGCCCGAATGTCCGGCCGAAGCGATCCTGCCCGATACCGAAAACGGGCTGGAGAAGTGGCTGGAACTCAACGCCACTTATTCCGCCGAATGGCCCAACATCACCCGCAAGCGCGAATCGCCTGCCGATGCCGATGAGCACAAGGGTGAAGACGGCAAATTCGATAAATATTTCAGCGCCGAACCGGGCCAAGGCGACTGA
- a CDS encoding CarD family transcriptional regulator, whose amino-acid sequence MAAKALSFDVGDYVVYPKHGVGRVVELQSTDIAGMQLELYVLRFEKEKMTLRVPTNKAESVGMRKLSSDKTLKDALETLKGKPKVKRTMWSRRAQEYEAKINSGDLISIAEVTRDLFRADDQPEQSYSERQIFEAASSRLARELAAMEQVDEPKALEQILEILNKAAAIYNKDKVAAEK is encoded by the coding sequence ATGGCAGCGAAGGCGTTGAGCTTCGACGTTGGCGATTATGTCGTATACCCCAAGCACGGCGTAGGCCGCGTGGTCGAGCTGCAGAGCACCGACATCGCCGGAATGCAGCTTGAACTCTATGTGCTGCGCTTCGAAAAGGAAAAGATGACGCTGCGCGTTCCGACCAACAAGGCGGAAAGCGTCGGCATGCGCAAGCTGTCCTCCGACAAGACGCTGAAGGACGCGCTGGAAACGCTCAAGGGCAAGCCCAAGGTGAAGCGCACCATGTGGTCGCGCCGCGCGCAGGAATATGAAGCGAAGATCAACTCGGGCGATCTCATCTCGATCGCCGAAGTGACGCGCGATTTGTTCCGTGCCGACGATCAGCCCGAGCAGAGCTATTCCGAGCGCCAGATCTTCGAGGCCGCATCGAGCCGCCTGGCACGCGAACTGGCCGCGATGGAGCAGGTCGACGAGCCGAAGGCGCTCGAGCAGATCCTCGAAATCCTGAACAAGGCCGCGGCGATCTATAACAAGGACAAGGTGGCCGCGGAAAAGTAA
- a CDS encoding head GIN domain-containing protein codes for MRIIAIAAVPILALAGCNMVADAQRGGDDDAPRGTAERSFQVGAFEGVSLAGHNDVEVKVGGPVSVRAVGDAAELDRLEIEVRNGTLRIGEQRNIGTHRGKAVIYVTVPSLSAAAIGGSGDMKIDRAESRRFAGSIGGSGDMEIGQLKAGEASFSIAGSGGIKAAGTADSAETSIAGSGDIDLAGLTAGDADISIVGSGNTSIRATRNATVSIMGSGDAKISGGARCKISKMGSGSVDCG; via the coding sequence ATGCGCATCATCGCCATCGCCGCCGTTCCGATCCTCGCACTCGCCGGATGCAACATGGTCGCCGACGCCCAGCGTGGCGGGGACGACGATGCACCGCGCGGCACTGCCGAGCGCAGCTTTCAGGTCGGCGCGTTCGAGGGCGTGTCGCTCGCCGGGCACAATGATGTCGAGGTGAAGGTCGGAGGCCCCGTCTCGGTCCGCGCCGTCGGCGATGCCGCAGAGCTCGACCGGCTGGAGATCGAAGTGCGCAACGGCACGCTCCGCATCGGCGAGCAGCGCAACATCGGCACGCACCGCGGCAAGGCGGTGATCTACGTGACGGTGCCGTCGCTCAGCGCCGCCGCGATCGGCGGATCGGGCGACATGAAGATCGACCGCGCCGAATCGCGCCGCTTCGCCGGATCGATCGGCGGATCGGGCGACATGGAGATCGGCCAGCTCAAGGCGGGCGAGGCCTCCTTCTCGATCGCCGGATCGGGCGGCATCAAGGCGGCCGGCACCGCCGACAGCGCCGAAACATCGATCGCGGGATCGGGCGACATCGATCTCGCGGGCCTCACGGCCGGCGACGCAGACATCAGCATCGTCGGATCGGGCAACACCAGCATCCGGGCAACGCGCAACGCGACCGTATCGATCATGGGATCGGGCGACGCGAAGATCAGCGGCGGCGCGCGCTGCAAGATCAGCAAGATGGGTTCCGGCTCCGTCGATTGCGGCTGA
- a CDS encoding GIN domain-containing protein, with the protein MNRIPVALLFAALAPAPAAAAERRFTVTDFDRVQIDGPFEVRLVTGKPNGAIARGDTRALDSVSIEVQGKLLKVKPSLSRWGGYPGEATGTPVIELSTRDLASVFVRGTGSLSVDSVKAMKFEASLSGSGAIAIGRIEADRLDLALLGSGGITIAGKAKTLRASIQGQGDLAAEGLVSEDAQINAGTTGRVMTTVNRAVKVNSAGSGDVEIAGKAACTVTVRGSGRVMCGR; encoded by the coding sequence ATGAACCGCATCCCCGTCGCGCTTCTCTTCGCCGCTCTCGCCCCCGCGCCTGCCGCGGCGGCGGAGCGGCGCTTTACCGTCACCGATTTCGACCGGGTCCAGATCGACGGGCCGTTCGAAGTGCGCCTCGTCACCGGCAAACCCAACGGCGCGATAGCGCGCGGCGATACACGCGCGCTCGATTCGGTGTCGATCGAGGTTCAGGGCAAGCTGCTCAAGGTAAAACCCAGCCTGTCGCGCTGGGGCGGCTATCCCGGCGAGGCCACTGGCACTCCGGTCATCGAGCTTTCGACGCGCGATCTCGCCAGCGTGTTCGTACGCGGCACGGGCAGTCTTTCCGTCGACAGCGTCAAGGCGATGAAGTTCGAAGCTTCGCTCTCGGGCAGCGGCGCGATCGCGATCGGCCGTATCGAGGCCGACCGGCTCGATCTCGCGCTGCTCGGATCGGGCGGCATCACGATCGCGGGCAAGGCGAAGACGCTGCGCGCCTCCATCCAGGGCCAGGGCGATCTTGCCGCCGAAGGGCTCGTGTCCGAGGATGCGCAGATCAACGCCGGCACCACCGGCCGGGTCATGACCACCGTCAACCGCGCCGTGAAGGTCAATTCCGCAGGGTCCGGCGATGTCGAAATCGCCGGCAAGGCCGCCTGCACCGTCACCGTCCGCGGCAGCGGACGGGTGATGTGCGGACGCTAG
- a CDS encoding DUF1489 family protein, whose translation MPLHISKVAVGCASFSALRNRQARRMRDGFVPVLTRFRPKRADELIGGSLFWIVKHRIIARQEILGFEDAAERRTLIRLDPAVVPLTAAPKRAHQGWRYLNAEDAPADLGEGVAGILELPPAMARQLATLALI comes from the coding sequence ATGCCGCTCCACATCAGCAAGGTCGCCGTCGGCTGCGCGAGCTTCTCGGCGCTGCGCAACCGGCAGGCGCGGCGGATGCGCGATGGGTTCGTGCCGGTGCTTACCCGCTTCCGCCCCAAGCGCGCGGACGAGCTGATTGGCGGATCTTTGTTCTGGATCGTCAAGCACCGCATCATCGCACGGCAGGAGATCTTGGGGTTCGAGGACGCGGCCGAACGGCGGACGCTGATCCGGCTCGATCCGGCGGTCGTCCCGCTGACGGCGGCGCCAAAGCGCGCGCATCAGGGCTGGCGCTATCTCAATGCGGAAGACGCACCCGCCGATCTCGGCGAGGGGGTGGCGGGCATATTGGAATTGCCGCCCGCGATGGCGCGGCAGCTCGCGACGCTGGCGCTTATCTGA
- the mgtE gene encoding magnesium transporter produces the protein MSDSEIDTPIAQTVPTPPTPPPERHDEDDRMNPDFVREVIDRVEAGDNEGARALVEPLHAADIADLFELIDRDDRRALAAAVADLLDGDVFAEMNDWVRDELIDALEPHQVAEIAGELDTDDAVAMIEDMEADEQAAVLSAMEPDDRAAIEEALTFPEESAGRLMRRDPIAVPEHWTVGQVIDFLRAEDELTTDFWEVFVVDPQHHPVGSVALSWILRTPRNFAMADLMQREQTLIPVDMDQEEVALRFQKYALISAAVVDPAGRLVGMITVDDIVHIIQEEAGEDVLLLSGAGEGDINEPLRDSYKARVRWLAANLLTALVGSSIIALFGAAIEQMVALAVLMPIVASIGGNAGTQTMAVAVRALAMNQLTRSNSLRTIWREIRLALLNGATIAILIGIGAGLVFGNPALGGVIAVAMLINIVIAGLAGVLVPLLLDRLNQDPAVASSVFVTTITDSMGFLAFLGLAVAAGLVSH, from the coding sequence ATGAGCGACAGCGAAATCGATACCCCCATCGCGCAGACTGTCCCCACCCCGCCGACACCGCCGCCCGAGCGCCACGACGAGGACGACCGGATGAACCCGGATTTCGTCCGCGAAGTGATCGACCGTGTCGAAGCCGGCGACAATGAGGGCGCGCGCGCGCTGGTCGAGCCGCTCCACGCCGCCGACATTGCCGACCTGTTCGAGCTGATCGACCGCGATGACCGCCGCGCGCTTGCCGCCGCGGTCGCCGACCTCCTCGACGGCGACGTGTTCGCGGAGATGAACGACTGGGTGCGCGACGAGCTGATCGACGCGCTCGAACCGCACCAGGTCGCCGAGATCGCCGGCGAGCTCGATACCGACGACGCCGTCGCGATGATCGAGGACATGGAGGCGGACGAGCAGGCCGCCGTCCTCAGCGCCATGGAGCCGGACGATCGCGCCGCGATCGAAGAGGCGCTGACCTTCCCCGAGGAATCGGCCGGACGCCTGATGCGCCGCGATCCGATCGCGGTGCCGGAGCATTGGACGGTCGGCCAGGTGATCGATTTCCTGCGCGCCGAGGACGAGCTGACCACCGATTTCTGGGAAGTGTTCGTCGTCGATCCGCAGCACCATCCGGTCGGCTCGGTCGCGCTGAGCTGGATCCTCCGCACGCCGCGCAATTTCGCGATGGCGGATCTCATGCAGCGCGAGCAGACGCTGATCCCGGTCGATATGGACCAGGAGGAAGTGGCGCTCCGCTTCCAGAAATACGCGCTGATTTCCGCCGCGGTGGTCGATCCCGCGGGGCGTCTCGTCGGCATGATCACCGTCGACGACATCGTCCACATCATCCAGGAGGAAGCGGGCGAAGACGTGCTGCTGCTCTCCGGCGCGGGCGAGGGCGACATCAACGAGCCGCTGCGCGACAGCTACAAGGCACGCGTCCGCTGGCTGGCGGCGAACCTGCTGACCGCACTGGTCGGATCGTCGATCATCGCCTTGTTCGGCGCCGCGATCGAGCAGATGGTCGCGCTCGCCGTGCTCATGCCGATCGTCGCCTCGATCGGCGGCAATGCGGGCACGCAGACGATGGCGGTGGCGGTGCGCGCGCTCGCGATGAACCAGCTCACCCGGTCCAACTCGCTGCGCACCATCTGGCGCGAGATACGGCTTGCGCTGCTCAACGGCGCGACGATCGCCATCCTCATCGGCATCGGCGCCGGGCTGGTGTTCGGCAACCCGGCGCTCGGCGGGGTGATCGCGGTCGCGATGCTCATCAACATCGTCATCGCCGGGTTGGCGGGCGTGCTGGTGCCGCTGCTGCTCGATCGGCTCAACCAGGATCCCGCCGTCGCCTCCTCGGTGTTCGTGACCACGATCACTGATTCGATGGGCTTTCTCGCCTTCCTCGGCCTTGCGGTCGCGGCAGGGCTGGTAAGCCATTGA
- a CDS encoding peptidylprolyl isomerase, translating into MSEQTLVLSLDSGGDVVIRLRPDLAPGHVERITKLAKDGFYDGVVFHRVIPGFMAQGGDPTGTGTSGSKEPDLKAEFSDEPHVRGTCSMARTMNPDSANSQFFICFDDARFLDRQYTVWGEVTEGMEHVDALPKGEPPATPGKIVKAEVRD; encoded by the coding sequence ATGTCCGAACAGACCCTCGTCCTTTCGCTCGATTCCGGCGGCGACGTCGTCATCCGCCTGCGCCCCGATCTCGCGCCCGGCCATGTCGAGCGGATCACAAAGCTCGCCAAGGACGGTTTCTACGATGGCGTCGTCTTCCATCGCGTCATCCCCGGCTTCATGGCGCAGGGCGGCGACCCGACGGGCACCGGCACCAGCGGATCGAAGGAGCCCGACCTCAAGGCCGAGTTCAGCGACGAGCCGCATGTCCGCGGCACCTGCTCGATGGCGCGGACGATGAACCCGGACAGCGCCAACAGCCAGTTCTTCATCTGCTTCGACGACGCCCGCTTCCTCGACCGCCAATATACGGTGTGGGGTGAGGTGACCGAGGGCATGGAGCATGTCGATGCGCTGCCCAAGGGCGAGCCGCCCGCCACGCCGGGCAAGATCGTGAAGGCCGAAGTCCGCGACTAA
- a CDS encoding LysR substrate-binding domain-containing protein, with translation MRRLPPLTAIEAFVQVARTGSVKGAAEALSLSSPALSRRLQSLERHVGHPLFERRHQSVRLNPEGERLLVEVGPSLDALGLAIERARGERELMRLRLSVLPLFASQRLMPRLAELRAAHPELHIDIDTAAHGLARLDEGVDAAIVLTSEVDSSLYARRIDVNQIVAIAAADLGYTRPADLAAATVFLHRDMADIFDMWRDAMGVSGLQPAAIDYFDSGPLMLEAAAQGLGVALMLDSHFRDAHDPRMVELFGARIDTPYGYWFACRRSALGRRPVRIFHDWLFASIAGSGELKAAA, from the coding sequence ATGCGCAGGCTTCCTCCTTTGACCGCGATCGAGGCCTTTGTGCAGGTCGCGCGGACCGGATCGGTGAAGGGCGCGGCGGAAGCGCTGTCGCTTTCGTCGCCCGCGCTCAGCCGGCGGCTGCAATCGCTCGAGCGTCACGTCGGCCATCCGCTGTTCGAGCGGCGTCATCAGTCGGTGCGGCTCAATCCCGAGGGCGAGCGGCTGCTCGTCGAGGTCGGCCCCTCGCTCGACGCGCTCGGCCTTGCCATCGAGCGGGCGCGCGGCGAGCGCGAGCTGATGCGGCTGCGTCTCTCGGTGCTGCCGCTGTTCGCGTCGCAGCGGCTGATGCCGCGGCTCGCCGAGCTTCGCGCAGCCCATCCGGAGCTGCACATCGACATCGATACCGCCGCGCACGGCCTCGCCCGCCTCGATGAAGGTGTCGATGCCGCGATCGTGCTGACCAGCGAGGTCGATAGCAGCCTGTATGCGCGGCGGATCGACGTGAACCAGATCGTCGCCATCGCCGCGGCCGATCTCGGCTACACCCGGCCCGCCGATCTCGCCGCGGCAACCGTATTTCTCCACCGCGACATGGCCGACATCTTCGACATGTGGCGCGATGCGATGGGGGTGTCCGGTCTGCAGCCCGCGGCGATCGACTATTTCGATTCGGGGCCGCTGATGCTCGAGGCAGCGGCGCAGGGGCTCGGCGTCGCGCTGATGCTCGACAGCCATTTCCGCGACGCGCACGATCCCCGCATGGTAGAGCTGTTCGGCGCGCGGATCGACACGCCCTACGGCTATTGGTTCGCGTGCCGCCGTTCGGCGCTCGGCCGCCGCCCGGTGCGCATCTTCCACGACTGGCTGTTCGCCAGCATCGCCGGAAGCGGCGAACTCAAGGCAGCGGCCTGA